One Epinephelus fuscoguttatus linkage group LG10, E.fuscoguttatus.final_Chr_v1 genomic window carries:
- the tnfaip8l1 gene encoding tumor necrosis factor alpha-induced protein 8-like protein 1, producing the protein MDSFSTKSLALQAQKKLMSKMATKSVANLFIDDTSSEVLDELYRVTKEYTRNRKESQKIIKNLIKMVVKLGVLYRNNQFNGEELILVENFRKKVHTLAMTAVSFHQIEFTFDRRVMSAILNDCRELLHQAIKRHLTAKSHSRVNHVFNHFADCDFLAALYGPTEVYRGHLQRICNGVNKMLDEGNL; encoded by the exons ATGGACTCCTTCAGCACTAAGAGTTTAGCCCTGCAGGCACAGAAGAAGCTGATGAGCAAGATGGCCACCAAGAGCGTGGCCAACCTCTTCATCGACGACACCAGCAGCGAGGTGCTTGACGAGCTGTACCGCGTCACCAAGGAGTACACCCGCAACCGCAAAGAGTCCCAGAAGATCATCAAAAACTTGATCAAGATGGTGGTGAAGCTGGGGGTGCTCTACAGAAACAACCAGTTCAACGGCGAGGAGCTGATTCTGGTGGAGAACTTCAG GAAGAAAGTCCACACTCTGGCCATGACGGCAGTCAGTTTCCACCAGATCGAGTTCACCTTTGACCGCCGCGTCATGAGCGCCATTTTGAATGATTGCCGTGAGCTGCTACACCAGGCCATCAAACGCCACCTGACAGCCAAGAGCCACTCGCGAGTCAACCACGTGTTCAATCACTTTGCCGACTGCGACTTCCTTGCGGCTCTCTACGGGCCCACGGAGGTTTATCGCGGCCACCTGCAGAGGATCTGCAACGGGGtgaacaagatgcttgacgaagGGAACCTCTGA